In the genome of Ensifer adhaerens, one region contains:
- a CDS encoding Uncharacterized conserved protein, DUF1501 family, translating into MFEFLHPTRRGFLLTAGAFTAWSFAPQFASAAPGRDPRFLMVVLRGAMDGLAVIEPAFDPDFERARAGLILGADGTPAGLPIADGFLMNPKLATLHDLFSQGQALAVHAVATPYRDRSHFDGQDVLESGLPGTGPVSTGWLNRAMSQLGKAGSVKAGGLAIGPTVPLIMRGPASTLTWAAGGVRPATDDARARLLNFYKSADPALAGAFGRGLALERIAATKTDMNAAMGQGGPYADQNSNFVKGMQMVGKLFTDPNGPRIGAIDLDGWDTHATEQPEGENLGKALVELDAGLAALKASLGPAWDETVVVVATEFGRTVRMNGTEGTDHGTATVAFLAGGAVKGGRVIADWPGLSDKALFQQRDLAPTTDLRAVLKGALRDHLGIEEAALGKDVFPDSSAVKPMDGLLKVG; encoded by the coding sequence ATGTTCGAATTCCTGCATCCGACACGCCGCGGCTTTCTGTTGACGGCCGGCGCCTTCACCGCCTGGTCCTTCGCGCCGCAATTTGCGAGCGCCGCGCCGGGGCGAGATCCGCGCTTTCTCATGGTCGTGCTGCGTGGGGCGATGGACGGGCTTGCTGTCATCGAACCCGCCTTCGATCCCGATTTCGAGCGCGCGCGCGCCGGGCTGATCCTCGGTGCGGACGGTACGCCGGCAGGGCTGCCGATCGCCGACGGCTTCCTGATGAACCCAAAGCTCGCCACCCTGCATGATCTCTTCAGTCAGGGGCAGGCGCTGGCGGTCCATGCCGTGGCGACCCCCTATCGCGACCGCTCGCATTTCGACGGGCAGGACGTACTGGAAAGCGGCTTGCCGGGTACTGGTCCGGTGAGCACCGGCTGGCTGAACCGTGCCATGTCGCAACTCGGCAAGGCCGGCAGTGTCAAGGCCGGTGGGCTTGCGATAGGGCCGACGGTGCCATTGATCATGCGCGGGCCTGCCTCGACGCTGACCTGGGCGGCCGGCGGCGTGAGGCCGGCCACTGACGATGCGCGGGCGCGGCTTCTCAACTTCTACAAGTCGGCCGATCCAGCGCTCGCCGGCGCCTTCGGGCGGGGCCTTGCGCTGGAACGCATCGCTGCCACCAAGACCGACATGAACGCGGCCATGGGGCAGGGTGGCCCCTATGCCGACCAGAACTCCAATTTCGTCAAGGGCATGCAGATGGTCGGCAAGCTCTTCACCGACCCCAATGGCCCGCGCATCGGCGCGATCGACCTCGACGGTTGGGACACGCATGCGACCGAGCAGCCCGAGGGCGAGAATCTCGGCAAGGCGTTGGTGGAGTTGGACGCCGGACTTGCGGCCCTCAAGGCATCGCTGGGGCCGGCATGGGATGAAACCGTCGTCGTCGTCGCCACCGAGTTCGGTCGCACCGTCCGCATGAACGGCACGGAAGGCACCGATCATGGAACCGCGACGGTGGCCTTCCTCGCCGGCGGTGCGGTCAAGGGCGGCCGCGTGATTGCCGACTGGCCCGGTCTTTCGGACAAGGCGCTGTTCCAGCAGCGCGATCTTGCGCCGACGACCGATTTGCGGGCGGTGCTCAAAGGCGCGCTCCGGGATCACCTCGGGATTGAGGAAGCGGCGCTGGGGAAGGACGTGTTTCCGGATAGCAGTGCGGTGAAGCCGATGGATGGGTTGTTGAAGGTGGGTTGA
- a CDS encoding DUF971 family protein (manually curated), with the protein MTSRPTAIKVSKDRRTMTVTFDDGNVFPLPAEMLRVLSPSAEVQGHGPGQKVTVPGKRNVEIISVQPSGNYAVRIGFDDMHDSGIYTWTYLRQLGEEGDALFADYLAELTAKGLARG; encoded by the coding sequence ATGACAAGTCGTCCCACCGCCATCAAGGTCTCCAAGGATCGCCGCACGATGACGGTGACGTTTGACGACGGCAATGTGTTTCCGTTGCCGGCCGAGATGCTGCGGGTACTCTCACCATCGGCAGAAGTGCAGGGGCATGGGCCGGGGCAGAAGGTGACGGTGCCAGGCAAGCGGAATGTCGAGATCATCAGCGTGCAGCCTTCGGGAAACTATGCCGTGCGCATCGGCTTCGATGACATGCATGACAGCGGAATTTATACCTGGACCTATCTTCGCCAGCTTGGCGAGGAAGGCGACGCGCTGTTTGCGGATTATCTCGCCGAGTTGACCGCCAAAGGGCTGGCGCGCGGTTAG
- a CDS encoding Permease of the drug/metabolite transporter (DMT) superfamily has product MALSDNIKGALTMTLAMAGFGFNDMLVKTATKSLATGEIILIRGTISTFLIFLLALHLGALRPLRTVLHPMLALRVLAEVTATFTYIYALGQLPLANAGAILQFLPLAVTLGAAIFLREPVGWRRWGAIIAGFVGVLLIIKPGPDGFSIASFLALACVFAAAGRDIATKRLPQGIPTVFVTLITSLAVTVGGGIFIQPLGGWHAPSAMDVIVLALAAICLMIGYLALITAMRTGEISFIAPFRYTYMIWALALSFTVFGDLPDIFMILGCTIVVASGIYTFYRENRRRTGLPAQSLPRAPH; this is encoded by the coding sequence ATGGCCTTGTCGGATAATATCAAGGGCGCTCTCACCATGACGCTCGCCATGGCCGGCTTCGGCTTCAACGACATGCTGGTGAAGACCGCGACGAAAAGCCTGGCGACCGGCGAGATCATTCTCATCCGAGGCACGATCTCAACGTTTCTGATCTTCCTGCTGGCGCTCCATTTGGGTGCGCTCCGGCCGCTCAGGACGGTGCTTCATCCCATGCTTGCACTGCGCGTTCTCGCGGAGGTGACAGCGACCTTCACGTATATTTATGCGCTCGGACAGCTGCCGCTGGCCAATGCCGGCGCGATCCTGCAATTCCTGCCGCTGGCGGTGACGCTGGGCGCGGCGATCTTCCTGCGCGAACCGGTCGGCTGGCGGCGCTGGGGCGCCATCATCGCCGGTTTCGTTGGCGTGCTCCTCATCATCAAGCCCGGCCCGGACGGTTTTTCGATCGCCTCCTTTCTGGCGCTTGCCTGCGTCTTTGCCGCCGCCGGCCGTGACATCGCCACGAAACGTTTGCCGCAGGGCATTCCGACGGTTTTCGTCACGCTGATCACCTCGCTGGCCGTCACCGTTGGCGGCGGCATCTTCATTCAGCCGCTGGGCGGCTGGCACGCGCCCTCGGCCATGGACGTGATAGTTCTAGCGCTCGCTGCAATCTGCCTGATGATCGGCTATCTGGCGTTGATCACGGCCATGCGCACCGGTGAAATTTCCTTCATCGCGCCCTTCCGCTACACCTATATGATCTGGGCGCTCGCGCTCAGCTTCACCGTATTCGGCGACCTGCCCGACATCTTCATGATCCTCGGCTGCACCATCGTCGTCGCTTCCGGCATCTATACATTCTATCGCGAAAACCGCCGGCGGACGGGCCTTCCCGCCCAGTCGCTACCCCGCGCTCCGCACTGA
- a CDS encoding Excinuclease ABC subunit B yields the protein MARSPKNSPRSSGFEEAPQAPFEGAPLEGGISDWIKQLEAEAEADSRRSEMREIRSKAGTHRVTVENKALKEASAPAGKQGTRSNLKEVQGVGDKRTSRGTSIGASSDPKTRAAAGLNPVAGMELSLEEADALASTGGVTATVDALSKLIESGNPLFKDGKIWTPHRPARPEKSEGGIAIRMVSEYEPAGDQPTAIADLVSGLESGERSQVLLGVTGSGKTFTMAKVIEQTQRPAVILAPNKTLAAQLYSEFKNFFPHNAVEYFVSYYDYYQPEAYVPRSDTYIEKESSINEQIDRMRHAATRAILERDDCIIVASVSCIYGIGSVETYTAMTFQMKVGDRLDQRQLLADLVAQQYKRRDMDFTRGSFRVRGDTIEIFPAHLEDAAWRIAMWGDEIESISEFDPLTGHKTGDLESVKIYANSHYVTPRPTLNQAIKSIKEELKGRLVELEKAGRLLEAQRLEQRTKYDLEMLEATGSCAGIENYSRYLTGRNPGEPPPTLFEYIPDNALIFIDESHVTIPQIGGMYRGDFRRKATLAEYGFRLPSCMDNRPLRFEEWDAMRPDTIAVSATPGNWEMEQAGGVFAEQVIRPTGLIDPPVEIRPAKSQVDDVLGEIRETAAKGYRTLVTVLTKRMAEDLTEYLHEQGVRVRYMHSDIDTLERIEIIRDLRLGAFDVLVGINLLREGLDIPECGFVAILDADKEGFLRSETSLVQTIGRAARNVDGRVILYADQITGSMQRAMDETSRRREKQMAYNEANGITPESVKARISDILDSVYERDHVRADIQVRGVKGGTATDLVGNNLQAHLNALEKQMRDAAADLDFETAARLRDEIKRLKAAELAIMDDPMAREESRSQEKSGKPQGAALFAKPSLDDMGPGTDTAKPLFRKNTLDEMTVGRTEKPVRSTIPEKPIDDPRPLVRGKAGVGSYEDPVDEKRKGRTKGKTGRPGR from the coding sequence ATGGCCAGATCACCGAAAAACTCTCCCCGCTCCTCCGGTTTCGAGGAGGCGCCGCAGGCTCCTTTTGAGGGAGCGCCGCTTGAGGGCGGTATTTCCGACTGGATCAAGCAGCTGGAGGCGGAGGCCGAGGCGGATAGCCGGCGCAGCGAGATGCGGGAAATCCGGTCCAAGGCCGGGACGCATCGGGTGACGGTGGAGAACAAGGCGCTGAAGGAGGCTTCCGCGCCTGCGGGCAAACAGGGCACGCGGTCGAACCTCAAGGAAGTTCAGGGCGTCGGCGATAAGAGAACGTCGCGCGGCACGTCCATAGGTGCCTCTTCCGATCCCAAGACCCGCGCCGCAGCGGGCCTCAACCCAGTTGCCGGCATGGAACTCTCGCTGGAAGAGGCCGATGCGCTGGCTTCGACGGGCGGCGTCACGGCGACGGTGGATGCGCTGTCGAAGCTGATCGAGAGCGGCAATCCGCTGTTCAAGGACGGCAAGATCTGGACGCCGCATCGCCCTGCCCGGCCGGAAAAGTCGGAAGGCGGCATCGCGATCCGCATGGTCAGCGAATATGAGCCCGCCGGCGACCAGCCAACGGCGATTGCCGATCTGGTCTCCGGTCTCGAATCCGGCGAACGATCGCAGGTGCTTCTCGGCGTCACCGGCTCGGGCAAGACCTTCACCATGGCGAAGGTGATCGAGCAGACGCAGCGACCGGCGGTCATTCTCGCGCCCAACAAGACGCTGGCGGCGCAGCTCTATTCGGAGTTCAAGAACTTCTTCCCGCATAACGCGGTCGAATATTTTGTCTCCTACTACGATTACTACCAGCCCGAAGCCTATGTGCCGCGCTCGGATACCTACATCGAGAAGGAATCGTCGATCAACGAGCAGATCGACCGGATGCGCCACGCCGCAACCCGCGCCATTCTCGAGCGCGACGACTGCATCATCGTCGCCTCCGTCTCCTGCATCTACGGTATCGGTTCGGTCGAAACCTATACGGCCATGACCTTCCAGATGAAGGTCGGCGACCGGCTCGACCAGCGCCAGCTTCTCGCCGACCTCGTGGCCCAGCAATACAAGCGCCGCGACATGGATTTCACCCGCGGCTCCTTCCGGGTGCGCGGCGACACGATCGAAATCTTCCCCGCCCACCTGGAGGATGCCGCCTGGCGCATCGCCATGTGGGGCGATGAGATCGAGAGTATTTCCGAATTCGATCCGCTGACCGGCCACAAGACCGGCGACCTCGAAAGCGTCAAGATCTACGCCAACTCGCACTATGTGACGCCCCGCCCGACGCTCAATCAGGCGATCAAGTCGATCAAGGAAGAGCTTAAAGGTCGTCTCGTCGAGCTGGAAAAGGCCGGCCGCCTGCTGGAAGCGCAGCGGCTGGAACAGCGCACGAAATACGATCTCGAAATGCTGGAAGCCACCGGCTCCTGCGCCGGCATCGAAAACTATTCGCGCTACCTCACAGGACGCAACCCCGGCGAGCCGCCGCCGACGCTGTTTGAATATATCCCCGATAACGCGCTGATTTTCATCGACGAAAGCCATGTCACCATCCCGCAGATCGGCGGCATGTATCGCGGCGACTTCCGGCGCAAGGCGACGCTGGCCGAATACGGTTTCCGCCTGCCCTCCTGCATGGACAACCGCCCGCTGCGCTTCGAGGAATGGGACGCCATGCGCCCCGACACGATCGCCGTGTCGGCCACGCCCGGCAATTGGGAAATGGAACAGGCCGGCGGCGTCTTCGCCGAACAGGTCATCCGCCCGACAGGCCTCATCGACCCGCCGGTGGAAATCCGCCCGGCCAAGAGCCAGGTGGACGACGTTCTCGGCGAAATCCGCGAGACCGCCGCGAAGGGCTATCGCACGCTGGTCACGGTGCTGACCAAGCGCATGGCCGAAGACCTGACGGAATATCTGCACGAACAGGGCGTCCGGGTCCGCTACATGCACTCGGACATAGACACGCTGGAGCGCATCGAGATCATCCGCGATCTGCGCCTTGGCGCGTTCGACGTGCTGGTCGGGATCAACCTGCTGCGCGAAGGTCTCGACATTCCCGAATGCGGCTTCGTGGCGATCCTCGATGCCGACAAGGAAGGCTTCCTGCGCTCCGAAACCTCGCTGGTGCAGACCATCGGCCGCGCCGCGCGTAACGTTGATGGCCGCGTCATCCTCTATGCCGACCAGATCACCGGCTCGATGCAGCGCGCCATGGACGAGACGTCCCGTCGCCGCGAAAAGCAGATGGCCTATAACGAAGCGAACGGCATCACGCCGGAATCGGTCAAGGCCCGCATTTCCGACATTCTGGACAGCGTCTACGAGCGCGACCATGTCCGCGCCGACATCCAGGTCCGGGGCGTCAAGGGCGGCACGGCCACCGACCTCGTCGGCAACAATCTGCAGGCCCATCTCAACGCGCTGGAAAAGCAGATGCGCGACGCCGCCGCCGATCTCGACTTCGAGACCGCCGCGCGCCTGCGCGACGAGATCAAGCGCCTCAAGGCCGCCGAACTGGCGATCATGGACGATCCGATGGCCCGCGAAGAATCGCGCAGCCAGGAGAAATCCGGCAAACCGCAGGGTGCCGCCCTCTTCGCCAAGCCGTCGCTGGACGATATGGGGCCCGGCACCGACACGGCCAAGCCGCTCTTCCGCAAGAACACGCTGGACGAGATGACCGTCGGCCGGACCGAGAAGCCCGTGCGCAGCACAATCCCCGAGAAGCCGATCGACGATCCCCGTCCACTGGTGCGTGGCAAGGCCGGCGTCGGGTCTTATGAGGACCCGGTGGACGAAAAGCGCAAAGGCCGCACGAAAGGCAAGACTGGTCGGCCGGGGCGGTAA
- a CDS encoding cyclic pyranopterin phosphate synthase: MNQHNPVTADSKTPAPMIDPFGRMVSYLRVSVTDRCDFRCTYCMAEHMTFLPKRDLLTLEELDRLCSAFIAKGVKKLRLTGGEPLVRKNIMYLIRELGKKLRSGELEELTLTTNGSNLERFAPELAEAGIRRINVSVDTLDPIKFREITRLGDLGKVLAGIEAAQKAGIKVKLNAVALKDFNEQEIPEMIAWAHGRGMDMTLIETMPMGEIEEDRTDQYLPLSKVRADLSERFTLTDIPFRTGGPARYVEVKETGGKLGFITPMTHNFCESCNRVRLTCTGTLYMCLGQNDAADLRAVLRESDDPEVLSAAIDEAIRRKPKGHDFIIDRDHKRPAVARHMSVTGG, translated from the coding sequence TTGAACCAGCACAATCCGGTGACAGCCGACAGCAAAACGCCCGCGCCGATGATCGATCCCTTCGGGCGGATGGTCTCATACTTGCGCGTCTCAGTGACGGATCGCTGCGACTTCCGCTGCACCTATTGCATGGCCGAGCACATGACCTTCCTGCCGAAGCGCGATCTGCTGACGCTGGAAGAACTCGACCGCCTCTGTTCAGCCTTCATCGCCAAGGGCGTGAAGAAGCTGCGACTGACCGGCGGCGAACCGCTGGTGCGCAAGAACATCATGTATCTCATCCGTGAGCTCGGCAAGAAGCTCCGTTCCGGCGAACTGGAAGAGCTGACGCTGACCACCAACGGTTCCAATCTGGAACGCTTCGCCCCTGAACTGGCGGAGGCCGGCATCCGCCGCATCAACGTCTCCGTCGACACGCTCGACCCGATCAAGTTCCGCGAGATTACCCGGCTCGGCGATCTCGGCAAGGTTCTCGCCGGCATTGAGGCCGCGCAAAAAGCCGGCATCAAGGTCAAGCTGAACGCGGTGGCCTTGAAGGATTTCAACGAGCAGGAAATCCCCGAGATGATCGCCTGGGCCCATGGCCGCGGCATGGACATGACGCTGATCGAGACCATGCCCATGGGCGAGATCGAGGAAGATCGGACCGATCAATATCTGCCGCTCTCCAAGGTCCGCGCCGATCTCTCCGAACGCTTCACGCTGACCGACATTCCCTTCCGCACCGGCGGCCCGGCCCGCTATGTCGAGGTGAAGGAAACCGGCGGCAAGCTCGGCTTCATCACGCCGATGACGCATAATTTTTGCGAAAGCTGCAACCGCGTCCGCCTCACCTGCACCGGCACGCTCTACATGTGCCTCGGCCAGAACGACGCCGCCGACCTGCGGGCCGTGTTGCGTGAAAGCGACGATCCCGAGGTGCTTTCAGCAGCCATCGATGAAGCCATCCGCCGCAAGCCCAAGGGGCACGATTTCATCATTGACCGCGACCACAAGCGCCCGGCCGTGGCGCGCCACATGAGCGTCACCGGCGGGTGA
- a CDS encoding voltage-gated potassium channel — translation MNLFRSPGRTLANIVLFNLTVVVIATFAYMWAGWDFGDAFYMVLLTVYTVGYGEVHPIDTTYLHLVTVFLMIFGCTGMILLTGALIQFLTITQIRQILGSNRMQSEIDKLKDHVIVVGFGRIGYMLARELKAAGRKFVVLEMSEARASEIRENGYLCLVGDGTHEDVLKHAGIERAHTLACVLPNDAANVFITLSARALNPKIEIIARGEVPSTENKLKQAGADKVVLPAHIGAERIAELILYPEAARRLRTSSQMQELEHSLRGLGLEMDVVIVPAEGPLTGLSIAEIEAKAHGGFFIVQVNRQSGETVASPDPALVVESGDGIVIVGRSVTAARALFG, via the coding sequence ATGAATCTCTTCCGGTCGCCGGGGCGCACTCTGGCGAATATCGTGTTGTTCAATCTCACGGTCGTGGTGATCGCGACCTTTGCCTACATGTGGGCGGGGTGGGATTTCGGCGATGCGTTCTACATGGTGCTGCTCACCGTCTATACGGTCGGCTATGGCGAAGTGCATCCGATCGACACGACCTATCTCCATCTGGTGACCGTGTTCCTGATGATCTTCGGCTGCACGGGGATGATCCTTCTGACCGGTGCGCTCATTCAGTTTCTCACCATCACGCAGATCCGGCAAATCCTGGGGAGCAATCGCATGCAATCCGAAATCGACAAGCTGAAGGACCATGTCATCGTCGTCGGCTTCGGGCGCATCGGCTACATGCTGGCGCGGGAGCTCAAGGCGGCGGGGCGGAAATTCGTCGTGCTGGAAATGAGCGAGGCGCGGGCGTCCGAGATCCGCGAGAACGGCTATCTCTGTCTCGTCGGCGACGGCACGCATGAAGACGTGCTGAAACATGCCGGGATCGAGCGGGCGCATACGCTGGCCTGCGTGCTGCCGAACGATGCGGCCAATGTCTTCATCACGCTCTCGGCCCGCGCGCTCAATCCGAAGATCGAGATCATCGCGCGCGGCGAGGTGCCGTCCACCGAGAACAAGCTGAAACAGGCCGGCGCCGACAAGGTCGTGCTGCCGGCGCATATCGGCGCGGAGCGGATCGCCGAGCTGATCCTCTATCCGGAGGCTGCGCGGCGGCTGAGGACCAGTTCGCAGATGCAGGAGCTGGAGCACTCCCTGCGCGGTCTTGGGCTCGAGATGGATGTCGTGATCGTCCCGGCTGAGGGCCCGTTGACCGGGCTTTCCATCGCCGAGATCGAGGCGAAGGCGCATGGCGGTTTCTTCATCGTGCAGGTGAACCGACAGAGCGGCGAGACTGTTGCGTCACCCGATCCTGCGCTGGTGGTCGAGAGCGGCGACGGGATTGTCATTGTGGGGCGCAGCGTGACGGCGGCACGGGCCTTGTTCGGGTAG
- a CDS encoding Uncharacterized conserved protein, DUF1800 family translates to MALADEMALTAQRRFGFGPVPDGWRKIGGDAHDSVLLQLDDYRYSDGSGLLASSDILRELRERQRQVRDARAALAGAPTPVNGSAMAPAGSMAKMQDPASSAVTADNKEIFKQKNEFVRTQFENEAAYRQQMAITSDRPLVERLTDFWAGHFCISCSKGEDVRVLAGAYEREAIRPYVTGRFRDMLGAVMHHPAMLYYLDNQVSFGPNSRAGLKQKKGLNENLGRELMELHTVGVKAGYNQADVTNAARIITGWGIAGDKDPQPGIFKFEPNRHEPGTFTVMGTAFAESGAAQGEALLDMLAAHPSTAQHVAGKLVRHFIGDKASPALVQGVAKRFQETNGDLRETVIALVKAPEAWSAAPAKVIPPYDMAICCERILALNTDPKKVVNFARVLGQPLWTPRSPNGFPDNDMAWAAPNALVKRFDYALQLSGQPKNPPEPMELASALFGPALKPDMQTAIKRAASRREALATIIMSPEIQVR, encoded by the coding sequence ATGGCGCTTGCAGATGAGATGGCTCTGACGGCGCAACGGCGCTTCGGTTTTGGCCCCGTTCCTGATGGATGGCGCAAGATCGGCGGCGATGCGCATGATAGCGTTCTTTTGCAACTCGACGATTATCGCTATTCCGATGGCTCGGGCCTGCTTGCTTCTTCCGATATCCTGCGCGAGTTGCGCGAACGTCAGCGGCAGGTCCGCGACGCGCGTGCGGCTCTGGCCGGTGCGCCCACGCCCGTGAATGGATCGGCCATGGCGCCGGCCGGCAGCATGGCGAAAATGCAGGACCCGGCGTCATCGGCCGTTACCGCCGACAACAAGGAAATCTTCAAGCAGAAGAATGAGTTCGTCCGCACCCAGTTTGAGAACGAAGCGGCCTATCGCCAGCAGATGGCCATCACCTCCGACCGTCCGCTCGTCGAGCGGCTGACGGATTTTTGGGCAGGGCATTTCTGCATTTCCTGCTCCAAGGGCGAGGATGTGCGGGTGCTTGCCGGTGCCTATGAGCGCGAGGCGATCCGGCCCTATGTCACCGGGCGGTTTCGCGACATGCTGGGCGCAGTGATGCATCACCCGGCCATGCTCTACTATCTGGACAATCAGGTTTCCTTCGGGCCGAATTCCAGGGCCGGGCTGAAGCAGAAGAAGGGGCTCAACGAAAATCTCGGCCGCGAACTGATGGAATTGCACACGGTCGGCGTCAAGGCCGGCTACAATCAGGCTGACGTGACGAATGCCGCCCGCATCATCACGGGCTGGGGTATTGCCGGCGACAAGGACCCGCAGCCGGGCATCTTCAAATTCGAGCCGAACCGGCATGAACCGGGCACTTTTACCGTCATGGGTACCGCTTTCGCCGAAAGTGGCGCGGCGCAGGGCGAGGCGCTTCTGGACATGCTGGCGGCGCATCCGTCGACGGCCCAGCATGTCGCCGGGAAGCTGGTGAGGCATTTTATCGGCGACAAGGCGTCGCCGGCGCTGGTTCAGGGCGTGGCGAAGCGCTTCCAGGAGACGAATGGCGATCTGCGGGAGACTGTAATCGCGCTGGTCAAGGCGCCTGAAGCGTGGAGTGCCGCGCCGGCCAAGGTCATTCCACCCTATGACATGGCGATCTGTTGCGAGCGCATTCTGGCGCTCAATACGGACCCGAAGAAGGTCGTCAATTTTGCCCGCGTGCTTGGTCAGCCGCTCTGGACGCCGCGTTCTCCCAACGGCTTTCCTGACAATGACATGGCCTGGGCCGCGCCCAATGCGCTGGTCAAGCGCTTCGACTATGCGCTGCAGCTTTCCGGCCAGCCGAAGAACCCGCCGGAGCCGATGGAGCTTGCAAGTGCGCTCTTCGGCCCTGCGCTGAAGCCTGACATGCAGACGGCGATCAAGCGGGCCGCCAGCCGCCGCGAGGCGCTGGCGACGATCATCATGTCCCCCGAAATCCAGGTGAGGTGA
- a CDS encoding Nucleoside 2-deoxyribosyltransferase, with product MLKLYLAGPEVFLPNARAVLDAKAAMTRAYGFEPLCPGDLAIEPAPTRHQFGLNISAVDESFMNDADGVIANLTPFRGIAADPGTVFELGYMCASGKLVAAYTNMTENHYQRTLAFYDGKVDVAADGHKRGPDGLSLEDFDMIENLMLHGGVERRGGPVIAHRAAADALYSDLTGFEACLRALAEQRGKAA from the coding sequence ATGTTGAAGCTTTATCTCGCCGGACCCGAAGTCTTTCTCCCCAATGCCCGCGCCGTGCTGGATGCCAAGGCCGCGATGACCCGCGCCTATGGCTTCGAACCGCTCTGCCCCGGCGACCTGGCAATAGAACCTGCGCCGACGCGCCATCAGTTCGGCCTCAACATCAGCGCCGTCGATGAGAGTTTCATGAATGACGCCGATGGTGTCATTGCCAACCTCACCCCCTTCCGCGGCATCGCAGCCGACCCCGGTACAGTCTTCGAACTCGGCTACATGTGCGCCAGCGGCAAGCTGGTCGCCGCTTACACCAACATGACCGAGAACCACTATCAGCGTACCCTCGCCTTCTACGACGGCAAGGTCGACGTTGCCGCCGATGGCCACAAGCGCGGACCCGATGGCCTGTCGCTGGAAGATTTCGACATGATCGAAAACCTTATGCTGCACGGTGGCGTCGAGCGCCGCGGCGGACCGGTCATTGCACACAGGGCAGCAGCGGACGCACTTTACTCCGACCTGACAGGCTTCGAAGCCTGCCTGCGAGCACTGGCCGAACAGCGAGGCAAGGCCGCCTGA
- a CDS encoding molybdopterin-guanine dinucleotide biosynthesis protein MobB/molybdenum cofactor guanylyltransferase,TIGR02665: MRDENLPKFPGMVLAGGRSSRMGEDKAAKRLAGKPLARIVAARLSEQATPLLINTGNTALAGIGYDLLPDTIEGQQGPLAGILAGLEHVLAIVPATSHLAVVPADAPFFPETLVSRLTAAIEGPETIAMAAYCGDPEPAFALWPVALTARLRYWLEMGESRAIRAFAATCDVRLVDFVDEPPHSFFNVNRPRDFERARDLMGLGRAPKILGISGWKNSGKTGLTVRLVEELTARGYRVSTIKHAHHDFDIDKVGADSFRHRQAGAHEVTIVSGTRYAIMHELRGNPEPAFEEVLSRLAPCDIVVIEGYKREPVPKIEARRLEAKSHVPLAPEDPHIVAIAADHAVEDAGLPVFDLDDTQAIADFAERLLGFAGDMSK; encoded by the coding sequence ATGCGTGACGAAAATCTCCCGAAATTCCCAGGAATGGTCCTCGCCGGCGGCCGCTCGAGCCGTATGGGCGAGGACAAGGCGGCAAAACGCTTAGCCGGCAAACCATTGGCGCGGATTGTGGCCGCGCGCTTGTCCGAACAGGCCACGCCGCTTCTCATCAACACCGGGAACACCGCACTTGCGGGCATTGGCTACGATCTGTTGCCCGACACGATCGAAGGTCAGCAAGGCCCCCTTGCCGGCATCCTCGCCGGGCTGGAACACGTATTGGCAATTGTGCCCGCCACCAGCCATCTGGCCGTTGTCCCTGCGGACGCGCCCTTCTTCCCCGAGACGCTGGTATCGCGCCTCACCGCCGCCATCGAAGGCCCCGAAACGATCGCCATGGCCGCCTATTGCGGCGACCCAGAGCCTGCCTTCGCGCTCTGGCCCGTGGCGCTCACCGCCCGCCTGCGTTACTGGCTGGAAATGGGCGAAAGCCGCGCCATCCGGGCGTTTGCGGCAACATGCGATGTCCGGCTCGTCGATTTCGTGGATGAGCCCCCGCACAGCTTCTTCAACGTCAACCGTCCTCGTGATTTCGAGCGTGCAAGAGACCTGATGGGCCTCGGCCGAGCCCCGAAAATCCTCGGAATTTCGGGCTGGAAGAATTCCGGCAAGACCGGCCTCACGGTTCGTCTCGTTGAGGAACTGACCGCCCGCGGCTATCGCGTCTCGACCATCAAGCACGCCCACCACGATTTCGACATCGACAAGGTCGGCGCCGACAGCTTCCGCCATCGCCAGGCCGGCGCGCATGAGGTGACCATCGTCTCGGGCACCCGCTACGCCATCATGCACGAGTTGCGCGGCAACCCCGAACCAGCCTTCGAAGAGGTGCTTTCCCGCCTCGCGCCCTGCGACATCGTGGTCATCGAGGGGTACAAGCGCGAGCCGGTCCCGAAGATCGAGGCGCGGCGGCTCGAGGCAAAGAGCCATGTGCCGCTGGCGCCGGAAGACCCTCACATCGTAGCAATTGCGGCCGATCATGCGGTGGAGGATGCAGGGCTGCCGGTATTCGATCTGGACGATACCCAGGCAATTGCGGATTTTGCAGAGAGGCTGCTGGGGTTTGCGGGAGACATGAGCAAATAA